A window of Ruminococcus champanellensis 18P13 = JCM 17042 contains these coding sequences:
- a CDS encoding 5-formyltetrahydrofolate cyclo-ligase has translation MDAKRELRQRMLQMRRQLDPVQKARMDARIARQLTELPAFFQAEELLLYAATEIEVDTREILRVASELGKRIYFPCCQVAQHAMRFYQASSFEEMRVSHYGILEPAAQPDAEWMGHSRTLCIVPALAVDRRGMRLGYGGGYYDRFLARHPLVQTIGLCYTAGLVDSVPTEAYDIPLGMILTETTLEVCNGGASESI, from the coding sequence ATGGATGCAAAACGAGAACTGCGGCAGAGGATGCTGCAAATGCGGCGACAACTGGATCCGGTACAGAAAGCCCGGATGGATGCCCGGATCGCCCGGCAACTGACGGAATTACCTGCGTTTTTCCAGGCGGAGGAGCTACTGCTGTATGCAGCAACGGAAATCGAGGTGGACACCCGGGAGATTCTTCGGGTCGCATCGGAACTTGGAAAGCGGATTTATTTTCCCTGCTGTCAGGTAGCGCAGCATGCCATGCGCTTTTATCAGGCATCATCCTTTGAGGAAATGAGGGTATCCCACTATGGCATCCTTGAGCCTGCTGCACAGCCGGATGCAGAATGGATGGGGCACAGCAGAACCCTTTGCATTGTACCGGCACTGGCTGTGGATCGCCGGGGTATGCGGCTTGGATACGGGGGCGGATATTACGATCGGTTCCTTGCCCGGCATCCCTTGGTTCAGACCATCGGGCTTTGCTACACCGCCGGTCTGGTAGACTCAGTGCCCACAGAAGCATATGACATTCCGCTGGGAATGATACTTACAGAAACGACGTTGGAGGTTTGTAATGGAGGAGCATCGGAATCAATCTGA
- the mltG gene encoding endolytic transglycosylase MltG, translating to MEEHRNQSDTDALLEELLRETEEHAPAEPDQPPVPEEPGECPAEPVSDPEPEPESDMEKTQSFQSVKHVQEEHAGAKQEKHAPEHPRKRPAANSAKGKQPKQSHPSAKHGREHAQGKKRRRTNLPFVLVWTTIVVAISVVLSVGLLAIGKDMYAVDKDTTEKIINVPENATTDQIAQMLYEEDIIRIPRMYRLVSKLNGSDGKYVAGEHVVSASMSYETLTSTLTKPVKAETVRVTFPEGITMLDAAKLLEENKVCEASRFIYFFNIADYNYDIFKKMPKSSDLKFYQHEGYLFPDTYEFYVGMDPELVCQKIFMRTNEIISEGKLEDLDMTYYERMEELDISLDELMTLASMIQREASSVSSMKLVSSVFWNRLNDAETFPRLQSDPTSKYVEDVIKPNISVANDAIYEAYDTYKCIGLPAGAICNPGRDAIEAALDPTDSAFYYFCADTETGEIYYAKTDAEHEANLEAIRNHTKPSDNLDAEAGQERPDEDDDAE from the coding sequence ATGGAGGAGCATCGGAATCAATCTGATACAGACGCATTGTTGGAAGAACTGCTGCGGGAAACAGAGGAGCATGCGCCTGCGGAACCGGATCAGCCACCTGTCCCGGAGGAGCCGGGGGAATGCCCGGCAGAGCCTGTTTCGGATCCTGAGCCGGAGCCGGAATCTGATATGGAAAAGACCCAGTCCTTTCAGTCTGTGAAACATGTTCAGGAGGAGCATGCCGGAGCGAAGCAGGAAAAGCATGCACCGGAGCATCCCCGAAAGCGTCCTGCTGCAAACAGCGCAAAGGGGAAGCAGCCTAAACAGTCGCACCCTTCCGCAAAACATGGCAGGGAGCATGCACAGGGGAAAAAGCGGCGGCGGACAAATCTGCCCTTTGTACTGGTGTGGACAACGATCGTAGTCGCCATTTCTGTGGTGCTTTCCGTTGGACTGCTTGCCATCGGCAAGGATATGTACGCAGTGGACAAGGATACGACGGAAAAGATCATCAATGTGCCGGAAAATGCCACCACCGATCAGATTGCCCAGATGCTGTACGAGGAGGATATTATCCGGATCCCGAGAATGTATCGGCTGGTATCCAAGCTGAACGGCTCGGACGGCAAGTATGTTGCCGGGGAGCATGTGGTCAGTGCCAGCATGTCCTATGAGACCCTGACCTCCACTCTGACCAAGCCGGTGAAGGCGGAAACCGTCCGAGTCACCTTCCCGGAGGGTATTACCATGCTGGATGCGGCAAAGCTTCTGGAAGAAAACAAGGTCTGCGAAGCCAGCCGGTTCATTTACTTCTTCAACATTGCGGATTACAACTACGATATTTTCAAAAAGATGCCCAAGTCCAGCGATCTGAAATTCTATCAGCACGAGGGGTATCTGTTCCCGGATACCTATGAGTTCTATGTGGGCATGGATCCGGAGCTTGTATGTCAGAAGATCTTTATGCGTACCAATGAGATCATTTCAGAGGGCAAGCTGGAGGATCTGGATATGACCTATTACGAGCGTATGGAGGAGTTGGACATTTCTCTGGATGAGCTGATGACTCTGGCGTCCATGATCCAGCGGGAGGCTTCCAGTGTTTCTTCTATGAAGCTGGTTTCCTCTGTGTTCTGGAACCGTCTGAATGATGCAGAAACCTTCCCGCGGCTCCAGTCCGATCCTACCAGCAAGTATGTGGAGGATGTGATCAAGCCCAACATTTCTGTTGCCAATGATGCCATCTATGAGGCATACGATACTTATAAATGTATCGGTCTGCCCGCAGGTGCCATTTGCAATCCGGGCCGGGATGCCATTGAAGCGGCACTGGATCCGACGGACAGTGCATTCTATTACTTCTGTGCGGATACGGAAACCGGCGAAATCTATTACGCAAAGACCGATGCGGAGCATGAGGCAAATCTGGAAGCCATCAGAAATCACACAAAGCCCAGCGATAATCTGGACGCTGAGGCGGGACAGGAGAGACCGGATGAGGACGATGATGCAGAATAA
- a CDS encoding peptidase U32 family protein produces the protein MMQNKLTQPEILAPAGDWERFEAALDFGADAVYLGGTQFGMRAASAKFTPELLEKATRLAHQRGKRIYLTCNTLPRNQEIPLFEGFLEQAVACQVDALIVADLGLLALVRQYAPDMPIHMSTQTGIVNYAAANQLYQMGASRVVLARELSLDEIAEIRAKTPRELEIEAFVHGAMCMSFSGRCLLSSYLTNRDANRGACSQPCRWSYHLMEEKRPGQFFPVFEDEQGSYILNAKDLCMLPYLDKVVEAGVDSLKIEGRAKSSYYVSVVTNAYRQAMDLYLQDPARFQIPDWLLEEVYKVSHRQYCTGFFFGHPQDCQYYETGGYIRNYDVVACVDRWEDGRCYATQRNRFFAGDRVEILAPGQKPFALEITDLRDGEGTSIETANHAMMQLSFACPTQVPPHTIIRKAVSEV, from the coding sequence ATGATGCAGAATAAGCTGACCCAACCGGAGATCCTGGCACCGGCGGGGGATTGGGAACGGTTTGAGGCTGCGCTGGATTTTGGTGCGGATGCAGTCTATCTGGGAGGCACCCAGTTTGGCATGCGTGCAGCCTCTGCCAAATTCACTCCGGAGCTTCTGGAGAAGGCCACACGGCTTGCCCATCAGCGAGGGAAGCGAATATATCTGACCTGTAATACTCTGCCGAGAAATCAGGAGATTCCTTTGTTTGAGGGCTTTCTGGAGCAGGCAGTGGCATGCCAGGTGGATGCGTTGATTGTGGCGGATCTGGGTCTGCTTGCCCTGGTGCGGCAGTATGCGCCGGATATGCCCATTCACATGTCCACCCAGACCGGAATCGTCAATTATGCAGCCGCCAATCAGCTATACCAGATGGGTGCCAGCCGGGTGGTGCTTGCCCGGGAGCTGTCTCTGGATGAGATCGCCGAGATCCGGGCAAAGACCCCCAGGGAGCTGGAGATCGAAGCCTTTGTACACGGCGCTATGTGTATGTCCTTTTCCGGGCGCTGCCTGCTGTCCAGCTATCTGACCAACCGGGATGCTAACCGGGGAGCATGCTCCCAACCCTGTCGCTGGAGCTATCATCTGATGGAAGAAAAGCGTCCGGGACAGTTCTTCCCGGTATTTGAGGATGAGCAAGGCTCTTACATTCTCAATGCAAAGGATCTTTGCATGCTGCCTTATCTGGACAAGGTAGTGGAGGCTGGGGTAGACAGCCTGAAAATCGAGGGCAGAGCCAAGTCCTCTTACTATGTGTCCGTTGTTACCAATGCATACCGGCAGGCGATGGATCTGTATTTACAGGATCCTGCCCGGTTTCAGATACCGGACTGGCTTCTGGAGGAGGTCTATAAGGTCAGCCATCGGCAGTACTGCACCGGTTTTTTCTTTGGGCATCCCCAAGACTGTCAGTATTACGAAACCGGCGGTTACATCCGCAATTATGACGTGGTAGCGTGCGTGGATCGCTGGGAGGATGGCAGGTGCTATGCAACCCAGCGGAACCGGTTCTTTGCCGGAGATCGGGTAGAGATTCTGGCGCCCGGACAAAAGCCCTTTGCATTGGAGATCACGGATCTGCGGGACGGAGAGGGAACTTCCATTGAAACAGCCAATCATGCCATGATGCAGCTGTCCTTTGCCTGTCCTACCCAGGTGCCGCCCCATACCATTATCCGAAAAGCTGTTTCAGAAGTATAA
- a CDS encoding ABC transporter ATP-binding protein, translating into MDHTYVVETKNLVKVYGRGETTVRAVDDVTMQIEPGEFVALVGESGSGKTTLLNLLGALDTPTSGEIIIGGQSLAGQSDAQLSAYRRRNVGFIFQSYNLIPVLNVAENIALPMSLDNQEVDQDYLSELLEILGLTDRRDYYPHQLSGGQQQRVAIGRALIAKPKLLLADEPTGNLDSRNSREIVTLLQNSVRKYNQTLLLITHDGHVAAHADRVLHMLDGRLWDGAEEGV; encoded by the coding sequence ATGGATCATACATACGTTGTAGAAACCAAAAATCTTGTAAAGGTGTATGGACGGGGAGAAACCACTGTCCGGGCGGTGGACGATGTGACCATGCAGATTGAGCCGGGAGAATTTGTTGCGTTGGTGGGGGAAAGCGGAAGCGGTAAAACCACTCTGCTGAACCTGCTGGGGGCGCTGGATACGCCCACCTCCGGTGAGATCATCATTGGGGGACAAAGCCTTGCCGGTCAGTCGGATGCACAGCTTTCCGCATACCGGCGCCGGAATGTGGGATTCATATTCCAATCCTACAATCTGATCCCGGTGCTGAATGTGGCGGAGAATATTGCCCTGCCCATGAGTCTGGATAACCAGGAGGTGGATCAGGACTATTTGTCTGAGCTGCTGGAGATTCTGGGGCTGACGGATCGACGGGATTATTATCCCCATCAGCTGTCCGGCGGTCAGCAGCAGCGTGTTGCCATTGGCAGAGCCTTGATTGCAAAGCCCAAGCTGCTGCTGGCGGATGAGCCGACCGGAAACCTGGACAGCCGGAACAGCCGGGAGATTGTGACCCTTTTGCAGAATTCTGTGCGGAAGTATAACCAGACCCTGCTGCTGATTACCCATGACGGGCATGTGGCAGCCCATGCTGACCGGGTGCTGCATATGCTGGACGGCAGGCTGTGGGACGGTGCAGAGGAGGGCGTATGA
- a CDS encoding ABC transporter permease, translated as MKYLLKMSWRFLREQKLRTFLTAACLTLAVFVVGICGVFGSSALYSVRNLYRVVYGSYHFQVNASAPDGKQITPEGFDVLRHHDVIEQYGEIYFYSPEIFAYDQTLPMNYNTLYNAEPGTRLNCWRITLDDYSCTTVNSHSSDFLNYDANLMQLLGQDRSIFPRSPIGRMPEQAGEIVLPLDMREGRYDSWLKMIGAESQVKGKGYQIGDTIHITIQNGTTAYSGSMTEDQEMLQTGASVEATYRVVGFGEYGMSAVIHTSDTQLSALQSATPAVAYCRIRDGVDYTSTLDSLMKEVGLGSILDAEDQLTQNEELLTMELRGDDAMMKFAGIFGLVFLLGIFLFFFIRLVIDNAFEMSTQERVRQFAILRTVGASRWQIAVMVMLEGILYAIVAIPFGMGGACLLGYGDLEHFCASVKNLGSETAVEYLSCVQFHLYAPVMLLTVLIALWSILISAYTSAMWAAKVDPMQAAQFGKPKKEKKIRHKVCRTRHRFGFALYFARLNQKRNKKRYRITMFSVAMGMVMFMTCYGLNRTIQYILRVQMAGIYDVRASVSAERYTAAEGLAQIRKSGMFTDCYVSDRVTLNVDLSGLAESRLGENHAEYPDVYDATELGVFFQPVDQTEYEAKYQKVVGLSYADFCSSGGLYLGSTALVYVERDSGLSAGYHREVELLKPSAEPIQATLLVNKIPKDPEKPDGEFEPILEAVTISGVFDSAGCSELIGEITYNSSPTLYGIVDVNRFEEYCFLRDYQGEWKRDVTHYTMNYAPGQQQEAKEWLAQQQQAGFLTEYDGECSAEVETTQFVLDLFTRLCYHFVLILLGISVFTIMNTMNTAILNRRHELGMLRAVGMSAKQIRLTLLSEACRYVVQAAVGSSLVAGGICLYLVYSSFYTSRWIWFLLPGALIALGVGLVFAVLSTLVPLRSLEKSDAAQVIREIN; from the coding sequence ATGAAATACTTACTGAAAATGTCCTGGCGGTTTTTGCGGGAACAAAAGCTGCGCACCTTTCTGACGGCGGCATGCCTGACGCTGGCGGTGTTCGTGGTGGGAATCTGCGGTGTATTCGGCAGCTCCGCCTTGTACAGTGTCCGGAATCTTTACCGGGTAGTGTACGGCAGCTACCACTTTCAGGTGAATGCATCCGCACCGGATGGCAAACAGATCACGCCGGAGGGCTTTGATGTTCTCCGGCATCACGATGTCATTGAACAATATGGGGAGATCTATTTCTACAGTCCGGAGATTTTTGCATACGACCAGACGTTGCCCATGAACTATAATACGCTGTATAACGCAGAGCCTGGCACCCGTTTGAATTGCTGGCGCATTACGCTGGATGATTATAGCTGCACAACCGTCAACAGCCATTCCTCCGACTTTCTCAATTACGATGCAAATCTGATGCAATTGCTCGGTCAGGATCGGAGCATCTTTCCCCGTTCTCCCATCGGCCGTATGCCGGAACAGGCAGGGGAAATCGTCCTGCCCCTGGACATGCGGGAGGGGCGGTATGATTCCTGGCTGAAGATGATCGGAGCGGAATCCCAGGTCAAGGGCAAGGGGTATCAGATCGGGGATACGATCCACATTACCATACAGAACGGAACCACTGCCTATTCCGGCAGCATGACAGAGGACCAGGAAATGTTGCAGACCGGTGCATCTGTGGAGGCAACTTATCGGGTAGTGGGCTTTGGGGAGTATGGTATGTCTGCTGTTATACATACTTCTGACACGCAGCTGAGCGCCCTGCAAAGCGCCACGCCGGCGGTTGCCTACTGCCGGATCCGGGATGGAGTGGATTATACGTCCACCCTCGATTCACTGATGAAAGAGGTGGGACTGGGTAGCATTCTGGATGCCGAAGACCAACTGACCCAGAACGAGGAACTGCTGACCATGGAACTGCGTGGGGATGACGCTATGATGAAATTTGCTGGAATTTTCGGTCTTGTATTCCTGCTGGGCATCTTCCTGTTTTTCTTTATCCGCCTTGTCATCGACAACGCCTTTGAAATGTCCACACAGGAACGGGTGCGGCAGTTTGCGATTTTGCGGACAGTGGGTGCATCCCGGTGGCAGATTGCCGTCATGGTCATGCTGGAGGGGATTCTGTATGCTATAGTAGCCATCCCTTTCGGCATGGGAGGTGCCTGCCTGCTGGGGTACGGAGATCTGGAACATTTCTGTGCCAGCGTGAAAAATCTTGGCTCTGAAACAGCGGTGGAATACTTGTCCTGTGTGCAGTTTCACCTGTATGCGCCCGTTATGCTGCTTACCGTGCTGATTGCCCTGTGGTCCATTCTGATCTCGGCGTACACCTCTGCCATGTGGGCGGCAAAGGTGGATCCCATGCAGGCGGCTCAATTCGGCAAACCCAAGAAGGAGAAAAAGATCCGGCACAAAGTATGCAGAACCCGGCATCGGTTTGGCTTTGCCCTGTATTTTGCCCGACTGAACCAGAAGCGCAACAAGAAGCGTTACCGGATCACCATGTTCTCCGTTGCTATGGGCATGGTTATGTTTATGACCTGCTACGGGCTGAACCGGACGATTCAGTATATCCTGCGTGTGCAAATGGCAGGTATATATGATGTCAGAGCGTCTGTCAGTGCGGAGCGGTATACCGCTGCAGAGGGGCTTGCCCAAATCCGGAAAAGTGGTATGTTTACGGATTGTTATGTTTCTGATAGGGTGACATTGAATGTGGATTTGTCCGGACTTGCCGAGAGCCGACTCGGAGAAAACCATGCGGAGTATCCGGATGTATATGATGCTACGGAGCTGGGGGTGTTCTTCCAGCCCGTGGATCAGACGGAATATGAAGCAAAGTATCAGAAGGTCGTGGGTCTGAGTTACGCAGATTTTTGCAGCAGCGGCGGCTTGTATCTGGGAAGTACCGCGCTGGTGTATGTAGAACGGGATTCGGGTTTATCTGCCGGATATCACAGGGAGGTGGAGCTTTTGAAACCCTCCGCTGAGCCGATCCAGGCAACGCTGTTGGTAAATAAGATCCCAAAGGATCCGGAGAAGCCGGATGGAGAATTTGAACCGATCTTGGAAGCAGTTACCATTTCCGGTGTCTTTGACAGTGCAGGCTGTTCCGAGCTGATAGGGGAAATCACCTATAACTCCAGCCCCACGCTATATGGTATCGTGGACGTGAATCGATTTGAGGAATACTGTTTTCTCCGGGATTATCAGGGGGAATGGAAGCGAGATGTCACCCACTACACAATGAACTATGCTCCCGGTCAGCAGCAGGAGGCAAAGGAGTGGCTTGCCCAACAGCAGCAGGCGGGCTTTTTAACCGAGTATGACGGGGAATGCTCGGCGGAAGTGGAGACCACCCAGTTTGTGTTGGATCTGTTCACCCGACTGTGCTACCATTTTGTGCTGATCCTGCTGGGCATCAGCGTGTTCACCATTATGAACACTATGAATACAGCCATTCTGAACCGACGGCACGAGTTGGGGATGCTC